A region of Reichenbachiella carrageenanivorans DNA encodes the following proteins:
- the porG gene encoding type IX secretion system protein PorG translates to MLQTFCLAQRTEFGVGIGGVSYAGDLYRGYEIANQSIGIQGLYRINFEKDVSFKIALLYGQVSGDDSHPYDALGEIRNASFDRSFFEASTTLEYHFLDYKDKNSTIKWSPYFFAGFGLAKFLNLDSQTDNFGSIQPVLPFGGGVKYLIGKQFSAAIEFGARKTFFDELDGISDGDVYNKTNTQFGNPNDKDWYHFFNVSISYLIFKIPCTYKYQPNRSMRR, encoded by the coding sequence TTGCTCCAAACTTTCTGTTTGGCTCAACGAACGGAATTTGGCGTTGGGATTGGAGGTGTCAGCTATGCGGGGGATTTATATAGAGGCTATGAAATTGCCAATCAAAGCATAGGCATACAAGGGCTATACAGAATCAACTTTGAGAAGGATGTAAGCTTCAAAATAGCCCTCTTGTATGGTCAAGTATCTGGCGATGACAGCCATCCTTACGATGCCCTAGGAGAAATTCGAAATGCATCCTTCGACAGATCATTTTTCGAGGCCAGCACCACATTAGAATACCACTTTCTTGACTATAAAGACAAAAATTCCACTATTAAATGGTCCCCCTATTTCTTTGCTGGCTTTGGCCTTGCTAAATTCCTAAACCTAGATAGTCAGACCGACAACTTCGGCAGTATCCAACCAGTCCTTCCTTTCGGAGGGGGGGTGAAATATTTAATAGGAAAACAGTTTAGTGCAGCCATCGAATTTGGCGCAAGAAAAACTTTCTTTGACGAATTAGATGGCATCTCCGATGGAGATGTATACAACAAGACCAATACTCAATTTGGCAACCCTAACGACAAAGACTGGTACCATTTCTTCAATGTTTCCATCTCATACTTGATCTTTAAAATTCCATGCACCTATAAGTATCAACCTAACAGGTCCATGCGCAGGTAA
- a CDS encoding isoprenyl transferase, with translation MKETIDPSKIPAHIAVIMDGNGRWAKKRGAARLFGHRNAIEAVRDTTEGCAELGVKRLTLYAFSTENWNRPKLEVDGLMSLLISTIKKEIPTLVKNNIRLQPIGDITHLPVGAQKNLALGIEQTKDNTGMILSLALNYGGRWEISHAVKDLIDDIKENKAEVDNIDINFINQYIDKHTAPDVELMIRTSGEHRISNFLLWQAAYAELHFTETLWPDFRKKHLYEAILDFQNRERRLGKTSEQLIQK, from the coding sequence ATGAAAGAGACGATTGATCCATCAAAAATTCCAGCACACATAGCCGTCATCATGGATGGCAACGGACGGTGGGCAAAGAAGCGAGGAGCAGCTAGACTGTTTGGTCATCGAAATGCCATTGAGGCGGTTCGGGATACAACTGAAGGATGTGCTGAACTGGGTGTAAAACGCCTTACGCTATATGCCTTCTCTACCGAAAACTGGAACAGACCCAAGCTCGAAGTAGACGGTCTCATGTCTCTGCTCATCTCTACCATTAAAAAAGAAATCCCTACGTTGGTGAAAAACAATATTCGTTTGCAACCAATTGGTGATATCACGCATTTACCTGTAGGTGCTCAAAAGAACTTGGCTCTTGGTATAGAACAAACCAAGGATAATACAGGAATGATTTTGTCATTAGCGCTCAACTATGGCGGTAGGTGGGAAATTAGTCATGCGGTAAAAGATCTCATTGACGACATAAAGGAAAACAAGGCCGAAGTTGATAACATAGATATCAACTTCATTAATCAATATATTGATAAGCATACCGCTCCAGATGTAGAGTTAATGATCAGAACCAGCGGTGAGCATCGAATTAGTAACTTTTTATTGTGGCAGGCTGCATATGCAGAGCTACATTTTACGGAAACGCTTTGGCCAGATTTCAGGAAAAAACACTTGTATGAAGCTATTTTGGATTTTCAAAATAGAGAAAGACGCCTCGGAAAGACAAGTGAACAACTGATTCAAAAATAA
- a CDS encoding BamA/OMP85 family outer membrane protein — protein MRSKILLLFLCISTAAVGQIRYGSQGRTNPNKVNISYSNPQEFTIADIEVIGAEYLDKIALISISGLKVGDKIKVPGDGITSAIKKLWKQGLIGDIQIYASKVEGSDIYLTIELAERPRLSRFEFTGLTKSQESDIREKVNLIRGRVMTDAIRKNAELTIKKYFYEKGYLNTEVDIRYRTDSTIHNSVLLDVNIEKNRKVKIRDVNFVGNEHFTDSKLKSKMKNSGERARFKLISALLASSFDMFKPKEERFQFVDDSIKHNVSNTLLEVIHENVKLNVFKSSKFVKEKYEEDKAALISFYNSKGHRDAEIIEDTIVFADRKSVDINIKVSPGPRYFFRDINWVGNFIHDDRTLDQILGIEKGDIYNLELVDKKLNYNPSGPDISSLYMDNGYLFFSVTPVEVKIEGDSVDLEMRIYEGAQATIRKVFVTGNDRTNDHVIMRELRTLPGQKFSRAELIRTQRELSQLGYFDPEQVNPKPIPNPVNETVDIEWELVERPSDQIELSGGWGGTFGFVGTLGLTFNNFSLRNIPHFDKWRPLPVGDGQKLSLRLQANGKRYQSYSVSFSEPWLGGKKPHSFGVSFNYSIQRNIDYFTDKTTGSLQVFGTTVSLGRRVKWPDDYFTLSNSLSYLRYNLFNYGYSLGFSTGVANNFTFNTTLARNSIDNPMYPRSGSSISLSLALTPPWSLWNDTDYATAENSEKYRLVEYHKWMFDAKYYMQLAGDLVLEARAHMGFMGYYQKEVGVGPFERFQLGGDGLTGTNFLLGNDVIGLRGYDNNSITPYDPVTGITGGNIYNKFVMELRYPVSLNPSATIYLLAFSEAGNNWDGFENFNPNKLYKSSGFGVRIFMPAFGLLGIDWGYGFDTLPDQQSNSGGQIHFSIGQQLR, from the coding sequence ATGAGATCCAAAATACTTTTACTCTTTCTTTGCATTTCAACAGCTGCTGTTGGTCAGATTAGATATGGCAGTCAGGGCCGAACAAACCCTAACAAAGTCAACATCAGCTATTCTAACCCTCAGGAGTTCACAATTGCTGATATAGAGGTAATAGGCGCCGAATACCTCGACAAAATCGCTCTGATCTCAATCTCTGGACTAAAAGTAGGAGACAAAATCAAAGTACCAGGAGATGGTATTACGTCAGCCATCAAAAAACTTTGGAAACAAGGACTGATCGGCGACATCCAAATCTATGCCTCCAAAGTAGAGGGAAGCGACATCTACCTCACCATCGAACTAGCCGAAAGACCACGATTAAGTCGGTTTGAGTTTACCGGATTAACCAAAAGCCAAGAATCTGACATCAGAGAAAAAGTAAACCTGATTAGAGGTAGAGTGATGACTGATGCCATCAGAAAAAATGCAGAACTCACCATCAAAAAATACTTCTACGAAAAAGGATACCTCAATACTGAAGTAGATATTCGATACAGGACAGACAGTACAATTCACAACAGTGTATTGCTAGATGTAAACATTGAAAAAAACAGGAAAGTAAAAATCAGAGATGTGAACTTCGTGGGCAATGAGCACTTTACGGACTCCAAGCTCAAAAGCAAAATGAAAAACTCTGGCGAACGTGCACGTTTTAAATTGATCAGTGCTCTTTTGGCCTCTAGCTTTGATATGTTTAAGCCCAAAGAAGAAAGGTTTCAGTTTGTAGATGATAGTATAAAACATAACGTGTCTAATACCTTGCTCGAAGTCATTCACGAAAACGTAAAATTAAACGTTTTTAAATCTTCGAAATTTGTAAAAGAAAAATACGAAGAAGACAAAGCGGCACTTATCAGTTTTTACAACTCAAAAGGGCATCGTGATGCAGAGATCATTGAAGACACTATTGTATTTGCAGACCGCAAGTCTGTGGACATCAATATCAAAGTAAGCCCTGGGCCAAGATACTTCTTCAGAGATATCAATTGGGTAGGCAACTTCATACACGACGATCGTACGCTCGATCAAATCCTAGGAATAGAAAAAGGCGACATTTATAACCTCGAGCTCGTCGACAAAAAACTAAACTATAATCCTAGCGGGCCAGATATTAGTTCGCTCTACATGGACAATGGTTATTTGTTCTTTAGTGTGACCCCTGTAGAAGTAAAAATAGAAGGTGACTCTGTAGATTTAGAAATGAGAATCTATGAAGGAGCACAAGCCACCATCCGAAAAGTATTTGTGACAGGCAATGACCGTACAAACGATCACGTAATCATGCGTGAACTCCGAACACTACCTGGTCAGAAGTTTAGTCGAGCAGAGTTGATCAGGACTCAGCGAGAGCTTTCTCAGCTTGGCTATTTCGACCCTGAACAAGTAAACCCAAAACCTATTCCTAACCCAGTAAACGAAACAGTAGATATCGAATGGGAACTCGTAGAAAGACCAAGTGATCAGATCGAACTCTCTGGAGGATGGGGTGGTACTTTTGGATTTGTAGGCACTTTAGGACTTACATTCAACAACTTCTCTTTGAGGAATATTCCGCACTTTGATAAGTGGAGGCCATTGCCTGTAGGAGACGGTCAAAAACTTTCGTTGAGACTACAAGCCAACGGCAAGAGATACCAGAGTTACTCTGTTAGCTTCTCCGAACCATGGTTAGGTGGCAAAAAACCACATTCATTTGGAGTCAGCTTCAACTACTCTATTCAGAGAAATATTGACTACTTCACAGACAAAACTACTGGCTCGTTGCAAGTATTTGGTACAACTGTAAGTTTAGGCAGAAGAGTGAAATGGCCTGATGATTACTTCACCTTAAGTAACTCGCTCTCTTATTTGAGATACAATCTGTTCAACTATGGGTATTCGCTAGGTTTTAGCACAGGTGTGGCCAACAACTTTACCTTCAATACCACACTCGCACGAAACAGTATTGACAACCCGATGTATCCAAGATCAGGTTCGTCTATTTCGTTGAGTTTAGCTTTGACTCCTCCATGGTCACTATGGAATGACACCGATTATGCTACAGCAGAAAATAGTGAAAAATACAGGCTAGTAGAATACCACAAATGGATGTTTGATGCGAAATATTATATGCAATTGGCAGGAGATCTCGTGCTAGAAGCTCGTGCACATATGGGATTCATGGGCTACTACCAAAAGGAAGTAGGAGTAGGCCCATTTGAGAGATTCCAGCTAGGAGGAGACGGCCTCACAGGCACCAACTTCTTACTAGGAAACGACGTGATAGGATTGAGAGGATATGACAACAATTCAATCACACCTTATGACCCTGTGACTGGGATCACTGGTGGAAATATCTACAACAAATTTGTCATGGAATTAAGATACCCTGTATCTCTCAACCCATCAGCAACCATTTATCTCTTGGCCTTCTCAGAAGCAGGAAACAACTGGGATGGTTTTGAAAACTTTAACCCAAACAAATTGTATAAATCATCTGGGTTTGGAGTTAGAATATTCATGCCAGCCTTTGGTTTGTTGGGTATCGACTGGGGTTATGGATTTGACACATTACCTGACCAACAATCTAATTCTGGGGGTCAAATTCACTTCTCTATTGGCCAACAATTGAGATAA
- a CDS encoding OmpH family outer membrane protein: MNIVARHTSLILVLLVFILNDTFAQKFGYVDTDYILSQMPEYNEAKAEIGKVSKAWEQEIQEMYKGIEEMETSLKAEEVLLTKEMKDDRLKEIDLKWDEVKEYQKKIFGFEGLFFLKKKELIKPVQDQVFDAVEKVAKNHRLQIVFDKSGDLVMIYTDPVHDYTDYVLEELGLGDKNDVISNN, encoded by the coding sequence ATGAATATTGTAGCCCGACATACATCTCTAATTCTTGTGCTTTTAGTTTTCATTTTAAATGATACATTTGCACAGAAATTTGGCTACGTGGATACAGATTATATTCTAAGCCAAATGCCTGAATATAACGAAGCTAAAGCCGAGATAGGAAAAGTATCAAAAGCTTGGGAACAGGAAATTCAGGAGATGTATAAAGGAATAGAGGAAATGGAAACTTCCCTAAAAGCAGAAGAAGTGCTCTTGACCAAGGAAATGAAAGATGATCGATTAAAAGAAATTGATCTAAAGTGGGATGAGGTGAAAGAATACCAAAAAAAGATATTTGGGTTTGAAGGCCTATTTTTCCTAAAGAAAAAAGAATTAATAAAACCTGTACAGGATCAAGTATTTGATGCTGTAGAGAAAGTAGCCAAAAACCATCGCTTGCAAATTGTATTTGATAAGTCTGGAGATTTGGTGATGATCTATACCGATCCGGTTCATGACTATACGGACTACGTGCTGGAGGAACTTGGACTCGGTGATAAAAACGATGTAATAAGTAACAACTAA
- a CDS encoding OmpH family outer membrane protein produces the protein MKVKSIIFAVVLSAFSLTASAQGVVMKIGYTNVEYILSQMPEAKQVDSEFKAYEAQLQNQLQSKGTELQTKLQEYQQGAATMTDLVRADKEAELQSLNQRFEAFQREAQTSLQKKQGELYAPLFEKIGNAVKAVRTENGYDMIFSTGVPGVDILLDADEKYDVSDLVFKKMGITPPAKLN, from the coding sequence ATGAAAGTTAAATCGATAATTTTTGCAGTTGTATTGTCTGCATTTAGCCTGACTGCAAGTGCGCAGGGTGTAGTAATGAAAATAGGCTATACTAATGTGGAGTACATTCTGAGCCAAATGCCAGAAGCAAAGCAAGTAGATTCTGAATTCAAAGCTTACGAAGCCCAGCTTCAAAATCAATTGCAATCTAAAGGCACAGAGCTACAGACCAAATTGCAAGAATATCAGCAAGGTGCTGCTACCATGACTGACTTGGTAAGAGCCGACAAAGAAGCTGAATTGCAGTCTTTGAACCAAAGATTCGAAGCCTTCCAAAGAGAAGCACAAACTTCTTTGCAGAAGAAACAAGGAGAGCTCTACGCTCCTCTTTTTGAAAAAATTGGCAATGCTGTGAAAGCTGTAAGAACTGAAAACGGATACGACATGATTTTCAGCACTGGCGTACCAGGTGTAGATATCCTTTTGGATGCTGATGAGAAATATGACGTTTCTGACTTAGTATTCAAAAAAATGGGAATCACTCCTCCTGCTAAGTTGAACTAA
- a CDS encoding DUF7079 family protein yields MSREDLEKRQVLWLALSELYLDTELSDQDYNFIKVQVLQAGFSLQDAESIDRYEVFPLLYSNLLSPVGVWSGFDKNWLYQNCEKYYTIRGSLFHQWKCDWLCMIYGKIRKDIWAKLNS; encoded by the coding sequence ATGAGCCGAGAGGATTTAGAAAAACGACAAGTGCTTTGGCTTGCTTTGTCGGAATTATATCTAGATACTGAGTTGTCAGATCAAGACTATAATTTCATTAAAGTTCAGGTACTACAGGCAGGTTTCTCTTTGCAAGACGCTGAGTCTATCGACCGCTATGAAGTATTTCCTTTATTGTATTCCAACTTGCTTTCTCCTGTGGGTGTCTGGTCTGGGTTTGACAAAAACTGGCTCTATCAAAATTGTGAGAAATATTATACGATTAGAGGAAGCCTATTTCATCAGTGGAAGTGTGATTGGCTCTGTATGATATATGGGAAAATAAGAAAAGATATTTGGGCTAAGCTGAATTCATAA
- the chrA gene encoding chromate efflux transporter has protein sequence MIKKVRYYIFLKDVLLLTLAAFGGPQAHFAMMLDVLVKKRGYLEEKDLIELTALCQFLPGPTSTQTLTAIGFKVGGPNLAYLTLLIWITPAFLIMTFAGIFISTLEEYNISMEFARFIKPMAVGIVAYSGYIIIKKVVTTKIAVVLMILAAMASYLVRTPFVFPIILLIGGCITAFDYKRHEKEEKEGIRIQWSNFILWAGVLIGAALLGASINWLGIRIFENFYRIGSLIFGGGQVLVPFMYTEFVEFKEYLTSEEFLSGFALAQAVPGPVFSFASYVGSISMKEYGMFGQLMGGFMAALGIFLPGTFLIFFVIRFWEELKKFRIVKASLDGVNAASSGMILAAAVLLFQPLMGDYLNYFIMIGTFALMMTKKVPTPYLIIGGLLLGIIL, from the coding sequence ATGATTAAGAAGGTTCGATACTACATTTTTCTCAAAGATGTATTGCTCCTTACGCTTGCGGCCTTTGGTGGCCCTCAGGCTCATTTTGCCATGATGTTAGACGTGTTGGTAAAGAAAAGAGGTTATCTCGAAGAGAAAGACCTTATAGAACTGACGGCTTTATGCCAATTTTTACCAGGTCCTACTTCCACTCAGACCTTGACAGCGATAGGTTTTAAGGTGGGTGGTCCCAATCTGGCCTATCTTACACTGCTGATCTGGATTACTCCAGCTTTTTTGATCATGACCTTTGCGGGTATTTTTATTTCTACGCTAGAGGAGTATAATATTTCGATGGAGTTTGCTCGCTTTATCAAGCCCATGGCTGTCGGGATAGTGGCTTATTCTGGATACATTATTATCAAAAAAGTAGTAACTACTAAAATTGCCGTGGTGTTGATGATACTGGCTGCGATGGCAAGCTATCTGGTACGGACACCATTTGTATTTCCGATTATCTTATTGATTGGCGGATGTATTACGGCATTTGATTATAAGCGGCACGAAAAGGAAGAAAAAGAAGGGATTAGGATCCAATGGTCCAATTTTATTTTGTGGGCAGGGGTGTTGATTGGTGCGGCTTTATTGGGAGCATCGATAAATTGGTTAGGTATTCGAATTTTTGAAAATTTCTACCGGATTGGCAGTTTGATTTTTGGTGGAGGCCAAGTACTGGTGCCTTTTATGTATACAGAATTTGTGGAGTTTAAAGAATACCTAACCTCAGAAGAGTTTTTATCAGGTTTTGCTTTGGCGCAGGCTGTGCCAGGGCCAGTATTTTCATTTGCCTCGTATGTAGGCTCTATTTCTATGAAGGAATACGGGATGTTTGGTCAGCTGATGGGTGGCTTTATGGCGGCACTTGGTATTTTTTTGCCAGGCACTTTTTTGATATTCTTTGTGATTCGTTTTTGGGAAGAGCTGAAAAAATTTAGAATTGTAAAAGCATCGCTTGATGGTGTAAATGCTGCCAGTTCAGGAATGATACTTGCGGCGGCAGTATTGCTGTTTCAGCCCCTAATGGGTGATTACCTCAACTATTTTATAATGATTGGTACATTTGCTCTAATGATGACGAAGAAAGTCCCTACCCCATATTTGATAATAGGGGGGCTCTTACTTGGCATTATTTTATGA
- a CDS encoding isopenicillin N synthase family dioxygenase codes for MSEKLYNEVPSLDLADFNSGDESRKNKFVADLGAAYHSIGFVAVKNHGLSDELCTQLYQAVQDFFALPDEVKQKYEVPELFGQRGYIGKGKEHAKGRATGDLKEFYHVGQEVTDGDPIKSQYPDNIWPEEVVNFDKIALEAYRTLEKAGRQMLRAIAIYLELDEDYFESRVHNGNSILRPIHYFPIENPEAVPADAVRAAEHGDINLITLLMGASADGLQVLRRDGEWIPITALPEQIVVNVGDMLARHTNDKLKSTIHRVVNPPKELMKTSRFSIPFFMHPRSDMDLSCLDNCIDMDHPKQFEDITAGEFLQQRLAEIGLKK; via the coding sequence ATGAGTGAAAAACTGTATAACGAAGTTCCATCGTTGGATTTGGCAGATTTCAATTCTGGTGACGAATCAAGGAAGAATAAATTTGTAGCTGATTTGGGTGCAGCCTATCACAGCATAGGATTCGTAGCAGTAAAAAACCACGGGTTGTCCGATGAGCTTTGTACACAATTGTATCAAGCGGTGCAAGACTTTTTTGCGTTGCCCGATGAGGTGAAACAAAAATATGAAGTACCAGAGCTTTTCGGACAACGAGGGTATATCGGTAAGGGTAAAGAGCACGCCAAAGGTAGAGCGACAGGAGACCTCAAAGAATTTTATCATGTAGGACAAGAGGTGACAGATGGAGACCCCATCAAATCTCAGTACCCTGATAACATTTGGCCAGAAGAAGTTGTCAATTTTGATAAGATCGCACTAGAGGCTTATCGCACACTTGAAAAAGCAGGTAGACAAATGCTGAGAGCGATTGCGATCTACCTAGAACTGGATGAAGACTATTTTGAGAGTCGTGTCCACAATGGCAACAGTATTTTGCGTCCAATTCATTATTTTCCAATAGAAAATCCAGAGGCAGTGCCTGCAGATGCTGTGAGAGCGGCAGAGCATGGCGATATCAATTTGATCACCTTGCTCATGGGTGCCAGTGCGGATGGACTGCAAGTGCTGCGTAGAGATGGTGAGTGGATTCCGATTACTGCCTTGCCTGAGCAAATCGTGGTAAATGTGGGTGATATGCTAGCCCGGCATACCAACGACAAATTGAAATCTACGATACACAGAGTGGTAAATCCTCCCAAGGAATTGATGAAAACTTCTCGGTTTTCAATTCCATTTTTTATGCATCCTCGTTCTGATATGGATTTGAGCTGTCTGGACAACTGCATAGATATGGATCACCCCAAACAATTCGAAGACATTACAGCAGGTGAATTTTTACAACAACGTTTGGCAGAAATAGGGTTGAAAAAGTAA
- a CDS encoding DUF4399 domain-containing protein has product MKYLSIVLFSLIIFSCSSPNKSTEQTAEPVADQTEIAEKVEADSAYVFFKSPADGATVASPVFVEMGVSGMQIEPAGQVKEGFGHHHILINQASWPEGEVIPMSDSTIHYGKGQTDTTLELEPGEYTLSLQFANGVHASYGEKMATSITVTVE; this is encoded by the coding sequence ATGAAATATCTATCCATCGTATTATTTAGTTTAATCATATTTAGTTGTTCATCTCCTAACAAATCAACCGAACAGACGGCTGAGCCTGTAGCGGATCAGACAGAAATCGCAGAAAAAGTAGAGGCAGATTCTGCTTATGTGTTTTTCAAAAGCCCAGCGGATGGAGCCACTGTAGCTAGCCCTGTTTTTGTGGAAATGGGAGTGTCTGGTATGCAAATAGAGCCTGCTGGTCAAGTAAAAGAAGGCTTTGGTCACCACCATATTTTGATTAATCAAGCGAGCTGGCCAGAAGGCGAAGTGATCCCAATGTCTGATTCTACGATTCACTACGGAAAAGGACAGACGGATACCACATTAGAGCTGGAGCCCGGAGAATATACACTGTCACTTCAGTTTGCCAATGGCGTACATGCTTCATATGGGGAGAAGATGGCTACGTCTATCACAGTTACTGTAGAATAA
- the recO gene encoding DNA repair protein RecO — protein sequence MLHKTRGIVLNYIKYRETSIIARIYTESFGIQSYIINSVRSQRSKKGLALLQPLTVLDMVVYFKNQKSDGLQRISEYKPAHSFTSIPFDVKKSAMALFVTELLTKVLKEEDDRGQVFEFLFQFILMLDQKRDGYESLHLYLMVQLTHYIGFGVHHKKELQNDGLLHEVSTSYEEIYEAVLTMNANHLSDVVEMNNLLRRDVLNYLIEYYKLHVIGFKELKSLDVLAQIFR from the coding sequence ATGCTACACAAGACCAGAGGTATCGTCTTGAATTATATCAAATATCGAGAGACCTCGATTATTGCCAGAATATACACCGAAAGTTTTGGCATTCAATCTTACATTATCAACAGTGTGCGGAGTCAACGTTCCAAAAAAGGTTTGGCTCTTTTGCAGCCACTTACGGTATTGGATATGGTGGTTTATTTCAAAAATCAAAAATCAGATGGCTTGCAGAGAATTTCGGAATACAAGCCTGCACATAGTTTCACTTCTATTCCGTTTGATGTAAAGAAATCAGCTATGGCCTTGTTTGTAACCGAGCTATTAACCAAGGTGTTAAAAGAAGAAGATGACCGAGGGCAAGTCTTTGAATTTCTGTTTCAATTTATCTTGATGCTAGATCAAAAAAGGGACGGATATGAAAGTCTACACCTTTACTTGATGGTACAGCTTACTCATTATATAGGCTTTGGGGTTCATCATAAAAAAGAACTCCAAAACGATGGGCTATTGCATGAAGTATCGACCAGTTATGAAGAAATATATGAGGCAGTTTTAACTATGAATGCCAACCATCTTTCGGATGTCGTTGAAATGAACAATCTATTGAGGAGAGATGTTCTGAATTACCTTATAGAATATTACAAATTGCATGTCATAGGCTTTAAAGAACTCAAGTCTTTGGACGTTTTGGCTCAAATATTTCGATAG